A portion of the Paenibacillus sp. PvR098 genome contains these proteins:
- a CDS encoding DUF6509 family protein, whose translation MFTITGHSVELIKDPFGILSGERYEFSLDIEVPEDDELYSENGLYVRVIYSVQESGTSIVKYDIFEKTTQQYLEFDLEEDEEKVVDAYCQEHLPSR comes from the coding sequence ATGTTCACCATTACTGGTCATAGTGTGGAATTGATCAAAGACCCCTTTGGCATCTTGTCCGGAGAGCGGTATGAGTTTTCGCTTGATATTGAGGTTCCTGAGGATGATGAGCTATACTCGGAGAACGGCTTATATGTAAGGGTCATATATAGTGTGCAAGAAAGCGGGACAAGTATAGTGAAGTACGATATTTTTGAGAAAACGACTCAACAATATCTGGAATTTGATCTGGAAGAGGATGAAGAGAAAGTAGTAGATGCGTATTGCCAAGAGCATCTGCCCTCAAGATAA
- the ytfJ gene encoding GerW family sporulation protein gives MSEHPIQGLMKVAMENIKEMVDVNTIVGDPVETPDGSVIMPISKVGFGFAAGGSEFVTEESNGGTGRSDAMNAKVSLPFGGGSGGGVSITPIAFLVVGKSGVKIVPLDNQTHLLERLIDSAPQVVDRIQSMMKTGGKAGASTAMGENSGTSSITNNIENQNFIV, from the coding sequence TTGAGTGAACATCCGATACAGGGTTTAATGAAAGTAGCAATGGAAAATATCAAGGAAATGGTAGATGTAAATACTATAGTTGGTGATCCAGTAGAGACCCCCGATGGGAGCGTTATTATGCCGATCAGTAAAGTGGGCTTTGGCTTTGCGGCAGGCGGCAGTGAATTTGTCACCGAGGAATCGAATGGCGGAACCGGCCGCAGCGATGCGATGAATGCCAAGGTATCACTGCCGTTTGGCGGAGGCAGCGGAGGCGGGGTATCAATTACGCCAATCGCATTCTTGGTCGTTGGCAAGAGTGGCGTCAAGATTGTGCCGCTCGATAACCAAACTCATCTGCTGGAACGCTTGATCGACTCTGCTCCTCAAGTAGTGGATCGGATTCAATCCATGATGAAGACGGGTGGGAAAGCAGGAGCGTCCACAGCAATGGGGGAAAACTCGGGCACATCTTCGATTACCAACAATATCGAAAATCAGAACTTCATTGTGTAA
- a CDS encoding SIR2 family protein gives MSRLYLYIGQQILRASHASIGEIFKVHGCTSKLESLVFNSDDYKDFGIKKKYLSAKLLTYFAEHPLLFVGYSAEDPNIKAILSDIDEIISSENELIPNIYILEWDENAEARKAPPREKLISISPHRSVRIKSITASHFEWVFKAFGTESTVQRINPKILRSLMARTYDLVRVDIPKRTIEVDFQVLQRATSDEGELAKLYGITTLSNPTALNAGYPYSLTHVGQELGYPSWHKAHFLIEKVRLETGIDIKSSDNQYHIRVKIGNSTFGKYSDAAVELLKQVRDGIPYEVSI, from the coding sequence ATTTCCAGATTATACCTCTATATTGGGCAACAAATCTTAAGAGCAAGTCATGCAAGTATTGGAGAAATATTCAAGGTACACGGTTGTACCTCCAAACTTGAATCACTTGTCTTTAACTCTGATGACTACAAAGATTTTGGTATTAAGAAAAAGTATCTTAGTGCCAAATTACTTACCTATTTCGCAGAACACCCGTTACTTTTTGTAGGTTATAGTGCAGAAGATCCTAATATTAAAGCCATATTGTCGGATATAGACGAGATAATTTCTAGTGAAAATGAGCTAATACCTAACATTTACATTTTAGAGTGGGATGAGAATGCAGAAGCACGAAAAGCACCCCCACGGGAGAAATTAATTTCGATTAGCCCGCACAGAAGTGTTAGGATTAAAAGTATAACGGCAAGTCATTTTGAATGGGTTTTCAAAGCTTTTGGTACAGAAAGTACCGTACAAAGAATAAATCCTAAAATTCTTCGTTCTCTCATGGCTCGTACTTATGATTTGGTTAGGGTAGATATTCCTAAAAGGACTATCGAGGTTGATTTTCAAGTTTTACAAAGAGCAACTAGCGATGAAGGCGAACTAGCAAAGTTGTATGGAATTACCACCTTGTCTAATCCAACTGCTTTAAATGCAGGTTATCCTTATTCACTAACTCATGTCGGACAAGAGTTGGGTTATCCTAGTTGGCACAAGGCTCATTTCCTTATTGAAAAAGTAAGGCTTGAAACTGGTATTGACATAAAGAGTTCAGATAACCAGTATCACATTCGAGTTAAGATTGGGAACTCCACTTTTGGTAAATATTCAGATGCTGCTGTGGAACTACTTAAACAGGTGCGTGATGGAATACCATATGAGGTTTCAATATAA
- a CDS encoding D-alanyl-D-alanine carboxypeptidase family protein, translated as MRKGCLLLLALLLVWTGTLLPSGVQAAPGVSTSAEGAALIDVASGRLLYSVKGDKRMRIASLTKIMTAIVAIEHGKLTDMAKVSKNAFGTEGSSIYLKLDEEMNLKDLLYGLMLRSGNDAAMTIAEHVGGSVEGFAYLMNQKAQMLGMTDSSFKNPSGLDADGHYSTANDMAKLTAYALKNPVFQEVVKTKVKKVPNPHESWDYSWVNKNKMLSLYDGADGVKTGYTKLAKRCLVSSATRDGQQLAVVTLNDPNDWIDHARLLDYGFKHYPLVSLIHSGDAVLGTDFAAGGSFSYPAEEAERGKFSRQMIMNDASSTAYRLGEAGRLQFQLDGKPIGSVPLYAKDSPRLQLSDRSSFSFTETEVLNGARTGEWLYILQALTRVLFTGQAD; from the coding sequence ATGAGAAAAGGATGTCTGCTGCTACTCGCTTTATTGCTCGTTTGGACGGGAACCCTGCTGCCTTCTGGAGTCCAGGCGGCGCCTGGTGTTTCTACAAGCGCGGAAGGCGCCGCGCTCATTGATGTCGCTTCAGGGCGGCTTCTGTACAGCGTGAAAGGGGATAAACGAATGCGGATCGCAAGCCTAACCAAGATTATGACCGCGATTGTGGCGATCGAGCATGGCAAGCTGACGGATATGGCGAAGGTAAGCAAGAATGCGTTCGGCACGGAAGGGTCTTCCATTTATTTAAAGCTGGATGAAGAAATGAATCTAAAAGATCTCCTGTATGGTTTGATGCTCCGATCCGGCAACGACGCTGCGATGACGATCGCCGAGCACGTCGGAGGCAGCGTGGAAGGATTCGCCTATTTGATGAACCAAAAGGCACAGATGCTGGGAATGACGGACTCCAGCTTCAAGAATCCTTCCGGGCTGGATGCGGACGGGCATTACTCTACAGCGAACGATATGGCCAAGCTGACCGCTTACGCACTTAAAAACCCCGTGTTTCAGGAAGTTGTCAAAACCAAAGTGAAGAAAGTGCCCAATCCCCATGAATCCTGGGATTATTCATGGGTCAACAAGAACAAGATGCTGTCGCTTTATGATGGCGCAGATGGGGTCAAAACCGGATATACCAAGCTCGCCAAACGGTGTCTCGTCTCCTCCGCTACGAGAGACGGGCAGCAGCTCGCTGTAGTGACGCTGAATGACCCAAACGATTGGATCGACCACGCCAGGCTGCTGGATTATGGCTTCAAGCATTATCCTCTTGTATCGCTGATCCATTCAGGTGATGCTGTTTTAGGTACGGACTTTGCTGCCGGAGGATCGTTTAGCTATCCTGCGGAAGAAGCAGAACGTGGAAAGTTTTCACGGCAAATGATCATGAACGATGCCTCATCAACGGCATACAGGCTTGGTGAAGCGGGTCGTTTGCAGTTCCAGCTGGACGGCAAGCCGATCGGTTCCGTTCCGCTTTACGCGAAGGACAGCCCAAGGCTCCAGCTGAGTGACCGTTCTTCCTTTTCCTTCACGGAAACGGAAGTCTTGAATGGAGCCCGCACGGGAGAATGGCTCTATATTCTTCAAGCATTGACTCGTGTGCTCTTTACCGGTCAAGCGGACTAA
- a CDS encoding helix-turn-helix transcriptional regulator, whose product MKLEEAYGKLLKEYRQKKNLSQEQLAFESGLDRTYISMLERGKRQPSLSTIFSIAKSLNIKPSEFLEKLEE is encoded by the coding sequence TTGAAACTTGAAGAGGCTTACGGAAAATTATTAAAGGAATACAGACAGAAAAAAAATCTTTCTCAAGAACAATTAGCATTTGAATCAGGATTAGATAGAACATATATTTCTATGCTTGAAAGAGGAAAAAGACAACCTTCCTTATCCACAATATTTTCCATAGCAAAATCTTTAAATATAAAGCCCTCTGAATTTCTCGAAAAATTAGAAGAATAA
- a CDS encoding manganese-dependent inorganic pyrophosphatase: MEKVLIFGHKNPDTDSICSALAYADLKTKLGQNVEAVRLGEVNGETQFALNQFNVEAPRLVETVANEAKSVILVDHNERQQSATDIDQVRVAEVIDHHRIANFETSGPLYYRAEPVGCTATILKKMYKENGISIDKHIAGLMLSAIISDSLLFKSPTCTEEDVAAARELAEIAGVNAESYGLEMLKAGADLSDKTISQLISLDSKEFQMGGSKVEIAQVNAVDTNDVLARQPELEAALSNIISEKGLDLFVLVVTDILNNDSIALALGQKTDAVEQAYNVKLVDNKAVLKGVVSRKSQIVPVLTDIFNKQ; this comes from the coding sequence ATGGAAAAAGTACTTATCTTCGGGCATAAAAATCCAGATACGGATTCCATTTGTTCTGCGCTTGCGTATGCTGATTTGAAAACCAAATTGGGTCAGAATGTTGAAGCTGTCCGTTTGGGCGAGGTTAATGGGGAAACGCAATTTGCATTGAACCAATTCAACGTTGAGGCGCCACGTCTTGTTGAAACCGTAGCAAATGAAGCAAAAAGCGTTATTTTGGTCGATCACAATGAACGTCAACAAAGCGCGACGGACATTGATCAAGTTCGTGTAGCAGAGGTTATTGACCATCACCGTATCGCGAATTTTGAAACCAGCGGTCCTCTGTATTACCGTGCTGAACCGGTTGGCTGCACAGCTACCATTCTCAAAAAAATGTATAAAGAAAATGGGATCTCCATTGATAAACATATTGCCGGTTTGATGTTATCCGCTATTATTTCGGATTCTCTTCTATTCAAATCGCCGACTTGCACGGAAGAAGATGTAGCTGCGGCTCGCGAGTTAGCCGAAATCGCCGGCGTCAATGCCGAAAGCTACGGTTTGGAAATGCTGAAGGCTGGAGCTGATTTGAGCGACAAAACGATCAGCCAGCTGATCTCCCTGGACTCTAAGGAATTCCAAATGGGCGGCTCCAAGGTTGAAATCGCTCAAGTGAACGCAGTAGATACGAACGATGTTCTTGCGCGCCAACCGGAGCTCGAAGCTGCTCTTTCGAACATCATTTCGGAAAAGGGCTTAGACTTGTTCGTTCTCGTTGTAACGGATATTTTAAATAACGATTCCATTGCCTTGGCTCTCGGCCAGAAAACGGATGCTGTTGAGCAAGCTTACAATGTGAAGCTGGTGGATAATAAAGCCGTTCTTAAAGGCGTTGTTTCGCGTAAATCACAAATTGTACCGGTGTTGACTGATATTTTTAACAAACAATAA
- a CDS encoding DUF441 domain-containing protein: MNPFDMQSLILLIFAALGIISSNIPITVAMVILLLLRVLNMHQVFPLLEKHGLTLGIIILTVGIMTPIASGKLTLQDLGHSFLHWKTLLAVGVGVLVAYLGGRGATLMLNQPTITTGLLIGTILGVALFKGVPVGPLIAAGILSLVIGRM, from the coding sequence ATGAATCCGTTTGATATGCAGTCGTTGATCCTGCTTATTTTTGCAGCACTTGGCATCATCAGCAGCAATATCCCCATTACCGTAGCCATGGTGATTCTGCTTCTTCTGAGAGTTCTCAACATGCATCAGGTGTTTCCCTTATTGGAAAAACACGGACTGACGTTGGGTATCATCATATTGACTGTCGGTATCATGACGCCGATTGCCAGCGGGAAATTGACGCTCCAAGACTTGGGGCATTCTTTTCTTCATTGGAAGACGCTTCTTGCCGTGGGTGTGGGAGTTCTGGTTGCTTATTTGGGCGGTCGAGGGGCAACCCTCATGTTAAATCAGCCCACGATTACAACGGGACTTTTAATAGGGACAATCTTGGGGGTAGCCTTATTCAAGGGGGTTCCCGTCGGCCCCTTGATCGCTGCAGGAATACTTTCTCTAGTCATTGGCCGAATGTAA